The nucleotide window taTTTACCTTGCCTTggttggtatcattattttcaatctcacatgtctgaatttacagttgtttttcattgacatactgtattaacacaactgatctaaaatcacacacaaaaaacctaTAAAAACCTAGCAGGAAAAAGTTACTAGGGGGGATAAATTCAGTTTTAGTGAAAGGCACTGGATCAATTGCTGGTGTGGGTTCAGGTATCACAGATGGTTAAATAAACCATCTGTGATACCTGTGACTGTTCTTGGGCAGTCGTTTTAGTCACTATCCAGACTTTTGTTTCTGTAGTTTGAGGtcatcacatttttttattttacaatttttAGATGTTATAAGCATGACATAATAATTTCAATTGTTTATTTTGTCTCGTGAATTCTTGCTTGATGTACTTTTTGTTGCTATGATCTTTTGTTTGATGttgaactctgctgctcaacccacaaatgcattttctttACAAATGTGGCACCATTTAAGGGGAAACAAACAGGCTTTCGAACAGTGtgagatttatttctttttaagatcactgttacaagaaagaaagaaatgaaaaaacacaactttcctTACTTTTTGTGCTAAGCTTATTATCATCTGATATACTTTATCTTACCGGGGGTGAAGTCTCAGAGCATCGCGGGAGGGTCTGGCTCTCCAGTTGGAACATGCGCAAGTAAACGTGGGTGGAGGGTGTGGAGGAGTTGATGTATCTCATCACTTCCAGAGCTTCCAGGATATCCTGATACTGCTCTTTCCTGTAGCCCCCAACCAGAGCATGAGAGTCACTGTGTGGAGGTAGGATGCCTGCAGGCACAGATTAATTCTAGTTAAGAAATGTATACCCACACATTTAACAAAACTGAGTTAATTTTAAAAGAAGGAGTGCAGTGTTCAGTTTTAGTGGTCAGATTAACCTATTTATCATAAATACGTTCCAAACAAGAGAAATAGAAGTAAACTAAACATGAGTTTACATGCAGCTCTTAGCCTTGCATATTTTGTACTCCAAATGGCTGCATATGTCTATACTACGAATCACAATTactgaaaatgaatattttaaatatagttttacaaaatctttaaaaagacTAGGACAGTACAATAGCCAAGTGATTCTCTCCAGTATTTTTTGTTTCTACCCATCTAGTCATATCTGCACAACTGAAGAGGGTGACAGGGTGAACGTCTGATCACATGTGATTCTTACCCAGCAGTACCTTCCACACATGAATCCTGTACATGGAAGGAAGGGGGAACCGCTGACTGAAGGTACTTAGCTTTTCTAAATCTGTAAGAGAGCAAAACTCTTCAGGtatgaagtttaaaaaaggaaaattgaaataaataaataaatttaaaaatacattattttttttttgtctgtctttttccagacaaaaaaacatgaaaaaagccAGCACAGCATCATAACATCAATAGATTAAGCTTTGGTCACTGAGagagttatttaaaaaacaactaaaaaaaacaaaaaacattttctgattAAGAATttactaaaataataaatcagCAAAAGTGCTGCCAAAAGACAGCTGCTTAGCAGTGGTCTCAGAGGACAAGTAGTACCTCACAAGAATTCAATTCTTAAAAGGTAAAAGAAATCCATATGTTTAGGATGATGTACTCCCTTTTACAGTGTATGACTCAGGAAAACAATCCTGTTCAGTTATTCATTCAAGTTTGAGATCTGTGGCAGTAAAAGAGTAAAATGTTAAGACTGAAATGTTTTTCCTCCTTGGAAACCTGCAACATGACCAAGAAGGTGCACTTCATTTAAACGATCCTCAGTTGTTAGTAAGGGACCCAAAGTGTGCGTAGAACATATCTCTCAAGCCATTacacaccaccaacaccaccaGCCTGAGCCACTGACACATGGCAAGATGCATACTTTCATGTTAATGTGCACCATATTTTAACCATCCATCCAGCCACCCATCTACCATTTGAatgctgcagcagaaatcaagacttaTCAGATCAGACAATGTTTTCTACTGTTCAATTCCAATCAGCCCATGAAGATTAGAGTCTCCGTTTTCTGTTATCAattgacaggagtggcaccttctgctgctgtagccaatCTGCTTCTACGTTTTACATGCCGTGCATTCATATTGGCACTTCTGCATAACTAGTTGCAATGGGTGGTTCTTTAAGGTACTGTCGCCTCCCTATCAGCTCAAGCAGCCTGGCAATCCTCCTCTGACTTCTgccatcaacaaggcattttcaccaaGAGAACTGCTGCACAGTGCATATTTTCTCTGCAAACCCCAGAGTGGCCTGTGTGGGAAAAATCAAATCAGATCATGtaaacaaccatgccacattcaaaaaTCACTTAAACCACCTTTCTTCCTTTTGCAAGACTCAGTTTAAACTTCGGCAGGACATCTTGATTATgtttacatgcctaaatgcattcaGTTGCTACCACGTGATTGCCTGATGAGATATTTGCGGTAATGAGTAGCTGAACAGGGGTGTTTAATAAAGTGCTCGTAAAATTACGTTATACCACAGCATTGGCTTACAGGTATATTGTTATTGTCATGGTAGTGCGGAAGCTTAGCTGGCAAGAGACTTTACACTGATGCTACCTATGCTAGCACAAACGATAATTTTCCGTAGTTGGCTATTACCCACCCAGAGGATTGTCTTTGAGTAGTATCTCCAGGGACTTTTTCTCCTCCACTCCTCTGAAACCCACTTTCTCGTAATATGCAGAGCGAAAATTTCTCTGAGGGTCGTCAGCCATGGTGCCACCTGGACAGTTAAACGTGCATTTCAAactaaagaaaagcaaactttAAGTATTAGCCCGTTTTAGCCTGCATGGACATAAGACACAGTTTCTCGTCAAGACGTGCAGCTTGAGGGAGAACAGAAAAATGTTGGCGGACTAAAAAAGTTAATTACGACGCCCTGCAGTTCGCtggaacacaaacacagtgaacacaaagacTCCTACCTTGACGTTTCAAAGCGTTTCGGGCTCCCGCGACCCTGAGCCACACAAATTTAGACGGCTGTGACAGGCTGTTTCACACACGTACAGCTATTTGCTACATAACGTCAGCAAACAAGCTAATGTTAGCTTAGGAACAGATAACCAGCTCAAAGCATAACTACTCTAAAGTAAAAATTATCCGAGAGACCACTAAATAGTATTAAAGCGGCCGTCACAACCAGTGATAAGAACAATTTAAACAGATAAAAATTCTACAGATAAATTGACAACCTACTCCGGATGCCATACAATGTTATTAAGAAAACCCTTCCGGGTGatactgtcaaaataaaatccGTATCAACGTTCCAAGTATGAAaactaattttattttgaaaatatagATTCCCACGCCACTGTCACGCGTCATTTATGATTGCACTTTCAACTCTGCTTGCCTTGCATTTCTTGATCTTTACCTTGCAGGTTATTTATACTATAAACAAATaactaataaagaaaaaatcaaCAAGCTTCTTTCTTTAAGGGAAAGGTGTGTCACAGCTTTCTTAACCCACTTTGAATTCTATTTAGATTTAGATTGCTACTTTTTAGACTTcctatatttcttttatttaattgaAATTTTCTGAGACATTTTTACCTTTTCGAGCTATTTTGTTTTGTCAGATTCTATCATACTATTCTGCTTTATgcatctgccatgttattggcTGTGTTAACTGTTTTGACTGCCCTAACACCAGTtgctcagcttttttttttttttttcaaatcaaaCCTTAATCTGAATAATGCATTTGATTACTTGTGATAATGCCAAGACTgaagcaataaaatacaaatatctctaattttttaatctttcatttagcattttatataGATGAAATTACCTATTTGTGCTGTGAGTtgaaaatcaaaaaaatgaCTAAACATATCTTACACAGCAGCAACAAAGGGTATTTTAGATTAACACAAATAAGAACAGTCAGGAATGAGCAAAAACTCAAGTTTTTATTTTGAGATAGTGAAAAAAAACGTTACAAAACTGGAAGCACTAAAGGGCAAGAAACCAATGAACGAATAAATGATGACTTTATAAAAATGATGAAAGACAGCAGTTAAGCCAATGCAACCCAACTATAAATCCCTCCCTGTAAACCAAACACACAAGATGTCAAATAATTGTAAACACTATGCTATCATTTTTCAAATGCAAAGAATACAAAATGacattttcattagtttttgaaaaacaaattaaatgacATGAGCTATATTTTTAATCCACACACCTTATTTAGATACCATTAATACTTTTgtccattaaaaaacaaacacacaaacatcttGCAGTTTTTCAGTATAATTTGAACTATAGATTTTTAAGCACTGCAACACCAAAGCTTACTCTAAAAGTATGCGAACTTTTAACAATTCAGACTGCTAAATTTAAATTTTCTCCTCACACAGAACACTCATTTTTTCCACAACTTTtttccaaaacactgaaaatatttttgacaAATTCTGATTTGTGTGCAAGAAAAGTCCAaactctgcttttcttttctcaatTTAGCTTTTGGTTGAGAAGGAGTTGAAGCTGGAAATACTGTAGCGACTGACTGATGAGGACATGGGAGAGCCTAAGTCTAAACTGTTCCTGCGGGAGCTTCGTCGTGAGCCACTCCGGGAGCCTGTGGTGGATCCTGGGGCAGAGGCAACATTGTATGGACTGCTAATTCCTCTCGAAGACACAGATGACGCCTGGAGCATTTTAACGCCAGTGCTTTCCTCTGTTAGGCAGTTATCCAGAGCCTCTTTGTAAGAGATCTTAAGTTTACTTTTGGGGCATGTTAGGTTCTTTGCGTGGTATTTCGTATCTTGGAGCTTCTGGCCTGCTCTCCCATCCAGCCAACCCATTTTCAAGGCATCTTCTATGGTTCTTCTACCACCCATTTCTGGGTCATACAGACCTCCTGTTACAACTTGGAACTCCATGAATCTCTGTCCTGCTTCATAT belongs to Oreochromis niloticus isolate F11D_XX linkage group LG17, O_niloticus_UMD_NMBU, whole genome shotgun sequence and includes:
- the tbc1d7 gene encoding TBC1 domain family member 7 isoform X3, whose product is MADDPQRNFRSAYYEKVGFRGVEEKKSLEILLKDNPLDLEKLSTFSQRFPLPSMYRIHVWKVLLGILPPHSDSHALVGGYRKEQYQDILEALEVMRYINSSTPSTHVYLRMFQLESQTLPRCSETSPPDEENEDFLSISRAMEEIVDDPVDCYWLVKCFVNQYHTKFGDSVPHLPKSLEHYLSQEEPRLLNHLKNSGALHQLPYNLWFRRCFAGCLPESSLQRYRRRTQMPLSLKPLICGISTLAP